TTTTTATTTGGAAATCCCTAATAACCAGTTTGCAGCTGTTGCTCTGCGAGTTTGTCGAGGTCCAAACTCTCCGATTTTGTAACCTTTAAAGCCCAGTTTTTCCTTCAAGAGTTGTTTGTTCTCTGGCGGAATGGAACGAGTCAGCTTGACTGTTGCAGGACGACTTTCAATAAAATTCGGTGGTTCAGGATACTCAGAGCGCCATTCGGGTGTAACTTGTGTGTTGTCCCACTGTTCGGTTGACGAGTCATAGCGATAGCCTAAGGAGTGCCAAACTAACTGATTGACTGTGGCGTCATCAATTTCTTCGTTGAGAATAGCCCAAATAGTTTCTGTCGTAAGGGCTGGTAAATTAGACATAGGTGCTTAAACAATTGAAAATTACTGCATAATAAACAAAGTAGGCTGGAAATTATTATAACTTGACCAGTTAATGCAGAATACCACACCGCAGTCAAAGCAAGTTCGCGCCCATGTATTCATTTCTGGAAGAGTTCAAGGGGTTGGCTATCGCTATGCCACTGTGGAAACTGCTACCCAACTCAGATTAACAGGTTGGGTGCGGAATCTCCCCGATGGGCGTGTAGAAGCAGTTTTTGAAGGGAGTCAGGAGGTTGTAGATGAGATAATTCGTTGGTGTTATGAAGGTCCACCTGCTGCTATGGTGAAAGATGTGCATATAGAATACGAGCAACCAGAAGGGCTGCAAGGATTTCAAGTGAGGCGCTAATAAAACTCTTTTACTCGTTCATATCTTTATATGTGGCTAGTGCAGAAGGTGACAACCGACTGAGATAGCGGAATATCCAGTACTTAAATATAGTATCTAAAATTACGGGAAAAGTGGCAATAAATAAAGATATCAAGCTCTGATTGGCTGGAAGCCCTATATGTTCTGCCAAGCCATCTAGAATAACCTCCCATCCATGAGGTGAGTGAAAACCTACAAATGTATCTGTGAATAAGATAATTAAAAAAGCTTTAGCGCTGTCACTTAAACCATAAATAATATTATCTAAAAAAGCTTTTACTACAAGAATTTCTTTCTGACTTGTAACAATAACTAAAGCAAAAGCTATGAGTGATAATAAATCAGCAAAAACATTGCTAATAGCACTGTTGCTTTTTGCTTGGAATTCCTTAAGTAGTTCGCGAGCCTTCTCTTTCACTTGGTGCTCTATTGATTCTGGAGAAATTGGCGGTGCTTGAGAGATAAAGTGTTGAAATTGAAGCTTTTTTTCAAAAGTTTTTAATTCTTTAAAAGCTTCTTCTTCCAGTTCATGGTGAAGAAAAATTTGATTTGGGTTTTCACCTCTCACTCTTGCAACAATAGGTTCTATCAAAGGTTTAGAAAAATGCTGAGTTAACATTGGTATAATGATTAACAGGAGGAAAAATCTAACCGCCATTCTTGTTCTATTTTGAGAAAATCGAAAATTTCTCACAAATGTTTCTTCGGCTTCTGAGGAAAAATCTGCTTGAATTCTACTGAAGGTTCTACCAATAGTTCTAGGCAATAAACCAGATTTATTAAAAGCCGATTCATCTCTTATTTCAATGTCGTGAGATGAATTTATTGGATTTTCAATGACATTATTAATTTGTGAATTTTGTGGTTTTAATACTATACTCTCATCACTGACTTGCTCCGGCTTTTCTTGCTTATAATTATATTTATCTAAAATTTCATCAATGAACTGTAGCTTTTCTAAAAAGGTGCTGTTAGAAGTGTTGAATAACGAATTGCCTATCTTAAATTCCGTTAATCTTAATTTGATAATAATCAGGTTCCTTTCTAATTGTACTTGCCAATAAGATATGGCACTTTCAGAATAAGTGGCTGATTCGGGAGATATTTTCCTGCCTGCAAAGTATTCTATCTCAATATTTCTTATGGTTTGAGCAGCCTGGTACGCTTCTGAAAGAGATCTTTCTGGTGTACCTGTAAACCATTGGTAGATAGATTGTAAATATTTTTTAAGTTTGTCTCTAGAAACAATTTTTTTGTCCTTTACAAAAGAATCTTTCATAGGAATCTTTATTAATTAAATATTCATCTGACGTTTTTGAGTTAATGTTTAATTAAGAATAGTAGATGCGCGATCGAGAACAACCGGAACATATAAACTTTTATTTTTCAGGCGATCGCCCATATCAAACAATTTTACACACTCCCCGTCACCTTTACCATACTCACAATCTAAGGCTGTGATGCAAGAACACAATAAGTAGGTGCAAGTAATTAAGGGATTTCCAAGAAATAAATGATCCATAAGCTTTAGAAGGAGGATATCAGCTTGGGTATACCAATGATATCCAGAAAGGGATGAGCGGAGGACCACTGCTCGATCGCCAGGGTAAGGTTGTCGGTGTGAATGGAATGCACGCCTATCCACTTTGGGATGTGCCTTCTGTGTTTGCTGATGGTACAGATGCCGATCCTGTGCTTTGCACCAAAAGATTATACGCCTCAGTTGGGCTGTGCCGATAGATACTGTTCGCTCCTTCGTTCCTCGCCCTCACCCTCGTTCCCTGGTTCCACCTGGGAATGCTTTGGTGCGAAACGAAATTAGCGATCGCTGACTATTTCATCTGGCATTGAATTCATGACATTTTTGTACACTTCTGATGCAAGTCGAAATGCTTTCTTAAGTTCTCCTGGGCTAGGATTGAAGTCTTCTGTTGCTTCTATTGGATATCGATATGTCTGGTTGTACTGGCTTAAATATCCTGCTTCTTTTAATACAGTTGTGAATTCTGGTTGAAATGCCGAAGCTAGTTTTACCAAGATGTTAATATTATGAGTATTTCCTGGGTCAGTATCGTGGAGAATAAGAAAACCTTTAAGAGCTTTTTCTGCTGCTTGCTGGCAATGATAAATAGCTATGTCTGGTAGATCTGAGGATAACTTTTGTGCAGCAGCTAAATCACGTTGGGCTTTTTTCAACCAAAACTGTACCAAGATGCGCTTTGCCTTGTCCATAAAGCAATTTTCCTTCTTCTACAATTTTTCTAGTGAGGGAAGCAGGGACTGTTTTAAATGTTTCCACATCAGAACGGGTTTTTACCACAACATCCACGTCAACCATTAAATCCTCCAAAGCGTTCAATGCTCGTACTCCCCAGTCAATGCGATCGAACTCTGGAATACCATCATCTACAATGACGCATATATCTAGATCGCTGTATTTATTCGGTGTTCCCCAAGCATAAGAGCCAAAAAGAATAATTTCTTCAGGATGGAGTTCAGCTACTAAACGACGGGTTACTTCAGTAATCACGTCGGAATTAATGTTCATCTGGCATTCACCTCAAACTGCTACATTGAAAAACTAAAGTTATTCTATAGGTGTGCGTATTTTTGCTCCCACCATTCATACCTTAACATTGGAGACGAACTGTTTTTTCATTTTATCAGGCTGTGGCAATTATCTCCTCTAGGAAAAACAAGTCAAAAATTGCCTATTCTGTGATTCTATCTTGAGCTAATCCGGTAACCGCAAAAGCGAGTAGAACAGGAATTATTGATTGAAGAGAGCTTACATTTAATTAAGTAATTTAACCTTGATTAATTGTCTTTATATAATTTGTTTTAAACTATTTTTGTCTTACTCATGTGCGATCGCCATATACACCTTATTGCATCTAGAAAATGAACTTTTCTCATCGACTCACACCAGTACTGATTGGGGTATCGACAGGGTAAGCGCATTTAATTTTGTAGCTGAAAATACAGATTATCTGACTTAGATCCAAAATTCTTACAATTTTGCGGCGTAATTTTTAGTTGTTCTCCATTCGCTCTAAGTTTTTTCCTAACATTTCTTACGATGGTGTTTAGTGGACTGCTGCGATCCACAAAACGTAGTAAGAAGTTCGTGTCCACAAGATATATCATCACAATTAGGGACGATCCTCATAAATACCTTCACGACTCACTGCATAATCTGACAGTGTCGGTAGATTTGAGCAAATGGATAATGCAAACTCATCTAATAACTTATCTACACTTGCTTCCAGCTCATTTTCATCTGTTAATTCCTGATGATTGAATTGAGTAGGTGTTTTTTCCAGCAATGCTTCTACTGTTGGTGCAAATGCATCAGCTAATAGTAGTCGAAGACTTTGGGTGTCTCGACGTGCAATGCTTTCTCTGATTTTTTGCTCTAATTCAGGCGATAACTGCAAGGTAATAGTCGTCATATTTTATAAATGTCAGTAAACTATTTTTTATGTTATCAGGATGATTGAGCGTATTCCCCAATCCCCAGCCCCCCAGTCCCCAGTCCCTTTTTGCACCCACTTGTTAAAAGAAGATAATTGGCTACATTGCAGATAGTGATATAAATCTAGCATTAGTATTGTGAGAGCGTTCGCGAAGCGCAAGCTGTACCCAGCTTATCGCTCTTTCCCTACCCTCAGAAAGTCTGGATGACGGCAGATTATGAAACTCAGTCTGTGCATGATTGTCAAAAACGAACAAACAACGCTTCCTAAATGTCTGAGTAGCGTTAAGAACCTTGTTGATGAGATTGTTGTGTTAGATACAGGTTCAACAGATAGCACACCACAAATCGCTAAAAAATTCGGTGCTGAAGTACACCACTTTGAATGGTGCAATAACTTTAGTGCTGCTCGCAATGAAGCTTTAAAATATGTTACAGGTGATTGGGTTCTTGTACTGGATGCAGATGAAACTCTCACCCAGAAAATAGTACCGCAGTTAAAAGAAGCCATACAAAGGGAAGAATACCTGCTGATCAACCTGGTGCGCCACGAGATTGGTGCAGAACAATCTCCTTATTCCTTGGTTTCTCGACTATTTCGCAAGCATCCTGAAATCTCCTTTTCTCGCCCTTACCATGCTTTGGTAGATGATAGTGTATCTACACTTCTCAACAAGGAACCACATTGGCAAATAGGTTACTTGGAAGGAGTTGCAATTTTACATACAGGATATCAAAAAGATACCATAGCCCGACAAAATAAATTTGCTAAGGCACAAGCAGCAATGGAAGAGTTTTTTGCCGCTCATCCTCACGATCCCTATGTTTGTAGCAAACTGGGCGCAGTTTATGTCGAACAAGGCAAAGTCATACAAGGAGTAGAGTTACTAGCGCGAGGGGTTGCTTCTGCTGAGGATAACTACGATATTTTGTACGAACTTTATTATCATTTAGGTATTGCCTACAGTCGGCTGCAAAATATTAGACAGGCAATTGCTCACTATCAAGCTGCTATTAAACTACCTATTTATCCCATTCTAAAATTAGGAGCATATAACAATCTTGGTGCTTTGCTCAAAGCATCTGGAGATTTAAATGGTGCAAAAATAGCTTATGAAACAGCTTTAAAAATCGAGCCCAGTTTTACAATAGGATATTACAATCTTGGCATGACATTGAAAGCGATGAATTTGTTCAAAGACGCGATCGCAGCTTATCAAACAGCCATTCAATTAAATCCCAAATATGCCGAAGCTTACCAAAACTTGGGAGTTGTGCTACTAAAACTTGGCTATGTAGAAGATAGTTTAACTGCTTTTAGATCTGCGATCGCACTTCACGAACAACACAACCCCGAAGAAGCAAAACGACTGCGCCAAGGTTTGAAAGAAATGGGATTGATTAACCAGTGACCAGTGACCAGTGACCACTAACTACTAACCAATAACTCCTTTCAAAAACCTTTCCAATCTGTCCATTCCCTTTTCGATAGTTGCCATATCCGTAGCATAGGAAAGGCGAATGTTATCATCAGCACCAAAGGCTATTCCTGGAATAACTGCGACTTGCTCTTTTTCTAGCAAGGCGTTACAAAACTCCAGAGATTTTAGGCCTGTTTTGCTAATATCGGGAAATAGGTAGAAAGCTCCGTCAGGTTTGGCACAAGTGAGTTCGGGAATAGCGTTAAGTCTTTCTAACATCACCTGTCGCCGTTGTGCGAAAGCTTGGCGCATTTCTTCGACACAGTCTTGGGAACCTTCCAAAGCTGCGATCGCACCGTATTGAGCAAAAGTACATACATTAGATGTACTGTGGCTTTGAATGGTAATCGTTGCTTTAATCAAATCAAGAGGTCCTGCCAAGTATCCTATCCGCCATCCTGTCATGGAGTAAGCTTTAGCAAAACCATTACTAATAATGGTTCGAGCAAAAATTTCTTCTCCCAAAGAACCAATACAGACGTGTTTTGCACCGTCATAAAGAATCTTTTCGTAAATCTCGTCAGAAACGACAAGGATATCTTTCTCAACGACAATCTCGGCTATTGCTTTGATTTCATCTGGCGTATAAACCATCCCAGTCGGATTGGAAGGCGAATTGAGAATTAATAACTTCGTTTTGGCGGTAATCGTTTTACGTAACTGTTCGGGAGTAACTTTATAACCAGTAGAAGCATCGGTAGAGACAATTACTGAAATTCCACCTACAAGCGTTACCATTTCCGGATAGCTCAACCAATAAGGTGCTGGGATAATCACCTCATCACCTGATTCAATCAAGGCAAGCATCAAGTTAAACAGAGAATGTTTACCGCCATTGGTGACGATGACATTTTCTGCTTTGTAATCCAAACCGTTATCAGTTTTAAGCTTGCGAGCAATAGCTTCCCTTAACTTTGGTTCTCCAGCAGCTGGTCCATACTTAGTCTTACCATCATCCAGGGCTTTTTGTGCAGCAGCTTTGACGTGCGCCGGACTGTCATAATCTGGTTCTCCGGCGCTAAAACTACAAACATCTATACCGTCTGCCTTCATCGCCTTGGCTTTTGCTGCGATGGCTAAGGTTATGGAAGGCGTTACCTGACTAACTCGTCCTGCAAGCTTCAT
This genomic interval from Scytonema hofmannii PCC 7110 contains the following:
- a CDS encoding DUF1823 family protein, which encodes MSNLPALTTETIWAILNEEIDDATVNQLVWHSLGYRYDSSTEQWDNTQVTPEWRSEYPEPPNFIESRPATVKLTRSIPPENKQLLKEKLGFKGYKIGEFGPRQTRRATAANWLLGISK
- a CDS encoding acylphosphatase; translation: MQNTTPQSKQVRAHVFISGRVQGVGYRYATVETATQLRLTGWVRNLPDGRVEAVFEGSQEVVDEIIRWCYEGPPAAMVKDVHIEYEQPEGLQGFQVRR
- a CDS encoding proton extrusion protein PcxA, whose translation is MKDSFVKDKKIVSRDKLKKYLQSIYQWFTGTPERSLSEAYQAAQTIRNIEIEYFAGRKISPESATYSESAISYWQVQLERNLIIIKLRLTEFKIGNSLFNTSNSTFLEKLQFIDEILDKYNYKQEKPEQVSDESIVLKPQNSQINNVIENPINSSHDIEIRDESAFNKSGLLPRTIGRTFSRIQADFSSEAEETFVRNFRFSQNRTRMAVRFFLLLIIIPMLTQHFSKPLIEPIVARVRGENPNQIFLHHELEEEAFKELKTFEKKLQFQHFISQAPPISPESIEHQVKEKARELLKEFQAKSNSAISNVFADLLSLIAFALVIVTSQKEILVVKAFLDNIIYGLSDSAKAFLIILFTDTFVGFHSPHGWEVILDGLAEHIGLPANQSLISLFIATFPVILDTIFKYWIFRYLSRLSPSALATYKDMNE
- a CDS encoding HEPN domain-containing protein; translation: MDKAKRILVQFWLKKAQRDLAAAQKLSSDLPDIAIYHCQQAAEKALKGFLILHDTDPGNTHNINILVKLASAFQPEFTTVLKEAGYLSQYNQTYRYPIEATEDFNPSPGELKKAFRLASEVYKNVMNSMPDEIVSDR
- a CDS encoding nucleotidyltransferase domain-containing protein produces the protein MNINSDVITEVTRRLVAELHPEEIILFGSYAWGTPNKYSDLDICVIVDDGIPEFDRIDWGVRALNALEDLMVDVDVVVKTRSDVETFKTVPASLTRKIVEEGKLLYGQGKAHLGTVLVEKSPT
- a CDS encoding glycosyltransferase gives rise to the protein MIVKNEQTTLPKCLSSVKNLVDEIVVLDTGSTDSTPQIAKKFGAEVHHFEWCNNFSAARNEALKYVTGDWVLVLDADETLTQKIVPQLKEAIQREEYLLINLVRHEIGAEQSPYSLVSRLFRKHPEISFSRPYHALVDDSVSTLLNKEPHWQIGYLEGVAILHTGYQKDTIARQNKFAKAQAAMEEFFAAHPHDPYVCSKLGAVYVEQGKVIQGVELLARGVASAEDNYDILYELYYHLGIAYSRLQNIRQAIAHYQAAIKLPIYPILKLGAYNNLGALLKASGDLNGAKIAYETALKIEPSFTIGYYNLGMTLKAMNLFKDAIAAYQTAIQLNPKYAEAYQNLGVVLLKLGYVEDSLTAFRSAIALHEQHNPEEAKRLRQGLKEMGLINQ
- a CDS encoding pyridoxal phosphate-dependent aminotransferase, which gives rise to MKLAGRVSQVTPSITLAIAAKAKAMKADGIDVCSFSAGEPDYDSPAHVKAAAQKALDDGKTKYGPAAGEPKLREAIARKLKTDNGLDYKAENVIVTNGGKHSLFNLMLALIESGDEVIIPAPYWLSYPEMVTLVGGISVIVSTDASTGYKVTPEQLRKTITAKTKLLILNSPSNPTGMVYTPDEIKAIAEIVVEKDILVVSDEIYEKILYDGAKHVCIGSLGEEIFARTIISNGFAKAYSMTGWRIGYLAGPLDLIKATITIQSHSTSNVCTFAQYGAIAALEGSQDCVEEMRQAFAQRRQVMLERLNAIPELTCAKPDGAFYLFPDISKTGLKSLEFCNALLEKEQVAVIPGIAFGADDNIRLSYATDMATIEKGMDRLERFLKGVIG